One segment of Stappia sp. 28M-7 DNA contains the following:
- the gatC gene encoding Asp-tRNA(Asn)/Glu-tRNA(Gln) amidotransferase subunit GatC: protein MSVDVDTVKRVAHLARVKVTDDEASRMTGELNTILAFVEQLDEVNVDGVEPLTSVVHQEMKKRADVVSDGGYPEKVVANAPASDDNFFMVPKVVE, encoded by the coding sequence ATGTCCGTCGATGTCGATACGGTGAAGCGCGTCGCCCATCTGGCGCGCGTCAAGGTCACGGACGACGAGGCCAGCCGGATGACCGGCGAGCTGAACACGATCCTGGCCTTCGTCGAGCAGCTCGACGAGGTGAACGTGGACGGCGTCGAGCCGCTGACCTCCGTCGTCCATCAGGAAATGAAAAAGCGCGCCGATGTCGTCAGCGATGGCGGCTATCCGGAGAAAGTGGTGGCCAACGCCCCGGCCTCCGACGACAATTTCTTCATGGTCCCCAAGGTGGTGGAATAG
- a CDS encoding metal-dependent hydrolase, giving the protein MKLTYLGHAAFRVEIPGATILIDPFLSGNPSFPSDMSVEKASEGVTHILLTHGHDDHTGDTIAIAKATGAQVTANFEVSMWVQSQGHENINPMGCGGTVDVGPFAVSLTQAHHTSSSLAGGWPPVYMGQPNGLIVRAKDQPTLYHMGDTDIFGDMALVNELYAPKVGIVPIGDRFTMGARTAALACRRFFDFDTVIPCHFGTFPILDQSADAFVREMGDQGSCVKVTAPGASLEV; this is encoded by the coding sequence ATGAAGCTCACTTATCTCGGCCATGCCGCGTTCCGCGTCGAAATTCCCGGCGCGACCATCCTCATCGACCCGTTCCTGAGCGGCAATCCGTCCTTCCCGTCCGACATGAGCGTCGAGAAGGCCAGCGAGGGCGTCACCCACATCCTGCTCACCCACGGCCATGACGACCATACCGGCGACACCATCGCCATCGCCAAGGCGACGGGCGCGCAGGTCACGGCGAATTTCGAGGTCTCCATGTGGGTCCAGTCGCAGGGTCATGAGAACATCAACCCGATGGGCTGCGGCGGCACGGTCGATGTCGGCCCGTTCGCGGTCTCGCTCACCCAGGCGCATCACACCTCGTCCTCGCTCGCCGGCGGCTGGCCGCCGGTCTATATGGGCCAGCCGAACGGCCTGATCGTGCGGGCCAAGGACCAGCCGACGCTCTACCACATGGGCGACACCGACATTTTCGGCGACATGGCGCTGGTCAACGAGCTCTACGCGCCGAAGGTCGGCATCGTGCCCATCGGCGACCGCTTCACCATGGGTGCGCGTACGGCCGCGCTCGCCTGCCGCCGCTTCTTCGACTTCGACACGGTCATCCCTTGCCACTTCGGCACGTTCCCGATTCTCGACCAGTCGGCGGATGCCTTCGTGCGGGAAATGGGCGACCAGGGCTCGTGCGTGAAGGTGACCGCGCCCGGCGCCTCGCTGGAGGTCTGA
- the ruvX gene encoding Holliday junction resolvase RuvX, with product MATDPLLALEDFAARLPRIGRLIGLDLGTKTIGLALSDLGRGIASPLETIRRKKFGVDAAALLAICAKHEVSGLVLGLPLNMDGTEGPRVQATRAFARNLAALTDMPMTAWDERLSTAAVTRTLIDADRSRARRAELVDKMAASYILQGLLDRLTYGSLDEQDERPDDGRP from the coding sequence ATGGCCACAGATCCTCTCCTTGCGCTGGAAGACTTTGCAGCGCGCCTCCCCCGCATCGGACGCCTGATCGGTCTCGATCTGGGCACCAAGACCATCGGGCTTGCCCTGTCCGATCTCGGCCGCGGCATCGCCTCGCCGCTGGAGACGATCCGCCGCAAGAAATTCGGCGTCGATGCCGCCGCCCTGCTCGCCATCTGCGCCAAGCACGAGGTCAGCGGCCTGGTGCTCGGCCTGCCGCTGAACATGGACGGCACGGAAGGTCCGCGCGTGCAGGCGACCCGCGCCTTTGCCCGCAATCTCGCGGCGCTGACCGACATGCCGATGACCGCCTGGGACGAGCGCCTGTCGACGGCAGCCGTCACCCGCACGCTGATCGACGCCGACCGCTCCCGCGCCCGCCGGGCCGAGCTGGTCGACAAGATGGCCGCCTCCTACATCCTGCAGGGCCTGCTCGACCGTCTGACCTACGGCAGCCTCGACGAGCAGGACGAGAGGCCGGACGACGGTCGGCCATGA
- a CDS encoding AEC family transporter: MNGVFNALIPVLLVIAAGNVVARMGLITGDQWRGIEKIAYFLLFPALIIRTVVKTDFMAIPAFGMSAALVLSIFAMSALALALQPLLKTRFGIDGPRFSSIFQGATRWNTFVALAIADELLGREGVALLAVAVVAMIPLLNIINVLVLARFASGSPPSAGRIALDLLKNPLIWSTGLGLALNIAGVPLPRFADSTLQILGNAALPIGIVCVGAGLNLAALRRPGPALATATVLKLAVMPVFGFLFALLLGLDGPALSAVIIAMSVPSAGNSYLLARQMGGDAPLMAEILTMQTVLAAVTMPLALLLAH, translated from the coding sequence ATGAACGGCGTCTTCAACGCGCTGATTCCGGTGCTGCTGGTGATCGCCGCCGGCAATGTCGTCGCGCGCATGGGCCTGATCACCGGCGACCAGTGGCGCGGCATCGAGAAGATCGCGTATTTCCTGCTGTTTCCCGCGCTGATCATCCGCACGGTCGTGAAAACCGACTTCATGGCGATCCCCGCCTTCGGCATGAGCGCGGCACTGGTCCTGTCGATCTTCGCCATGTCGGCGCTGGCGCTGGCGCTGCAGCCGCTGCTGAAGACGCGATTCGGCATCGACGGGCCGCGCTTCAGCTCGATCTTTCAGGGCGCGACCCGCTGGAACACCTTCGTCGCGCTGGCCATCGCCGACGAGCTGCTGGGCCGCGAGGGCGTCGCGCTGCTGGCGGTGGCGGTGGTGGCGATGATCCCGCTGCTCAACATCATCAACGTGCTGGTGCTGGCGCGCTTCGCCAGCGGCTCGCCGCCGAGCGCCGGGCGCATCGCGCTGGATCTCCTCAAGAACCCGCTGATCTGGTCGACCGGCCTCGGGCTGGCGCTCAACATCGCCGGCGTGCCGCTGCCGCGCTTTGCCGATTCGACACTGCAGATCCTCGGCAATGCGGCGCTGCCCATCGGCATCGTCTGCGTCGGCGCCGGACTGAACCTTGCCGCCCTGCGCCGCCCCGGCCCGGCGCTCGCCACCGCCACCGTGCTGAAGCTGGCGGTGATGCCGGTCTTCGGCTTCCTCTTCGCCCTGCTGCTCGGGCTGGACGGGCCGGCGCTTTCGGCGGTGATCATCGCCATGTCCGTGCCGTCCGCCGGCAACTCCTACCTGCTTGCCCGCCAGATGGGGGGCGATGCGCCGCTGATGGCCGAGATCCTGACCATGCAGACAGTGCTGGCGGCTGTCACCATGCCGCTGGCCCTGCTGCTCGCTCATTAA
- a CDS encoding aspartate carbamoyltransferase catalytic subunit, whose protein sequence is MSAHHPPLAELYPHRHLLGIEGLQPNEIVALLDQAEAAVEISRQVEKKKAVLRGRTQINLFFEASTRTQSSFEIAGKRLGADVMNMSVASSSVKKGETLIDTAATLNAMHPDIIVVRHHAAGAVHLLAQKVGCSVVNAGDGAHEHPTQALLDALTIRRHKGSIAGLTVAICGDILHSRVARSNIILLNALGARVRVVAPSTLLPNGIAQMGVEVFQDMRKGLAGADIVMMLRLQRERMQGAFIPSVREYFRYYGLDRDKLAEAAEGALVMHPGPMNRGVEIDPEIADGPQSLIREQVEMGVAVRMAVLEALAAHLPNK, encoded by the coding sequence ATGAGCGCTCATCATCCCCCCCTCGCGGAGCTTTATCCGCACCGTCACCTCCTCGGCATCGAGGGCCTGCAGCCCAACGAGATCGTCGCGCTGCTCGACCAGGCGGAAGCCGCCGTCGAGATCAGCCGGCAGGTCGAGAAGAAAAAGGCCGTTCTGCGCGGCCGGACCCAGATCAACCTGTTCTTCGAGGCCTCGACGCGGACCCAGTCCTCGTTCGAGATCGCCGGCAAACGGCTCGGTGCCGACGTCATGAACATGTCGGTCGCCTCGTCCTCGGTGAAGAAGGGCGAGACGCTGATCGACACGGCGGCAACGCTGAACGCCATGCATCCCGACATCATCGTCGTGCGCCACCATGCCGCCGGCGCGGTGCACCTTCTGGCGCAGAAGGTCGGCTGCTCGGTGGTCAATGCCGGCGACGGCGCGCATGAGCACCCGACCCAGGCGCTGCTCGACGCGCTGACCATCCGCCGCCACAAGGGCAGCATCGCCGGGCTGACGGTGGCGATCTGCGGCGACATCCTGCATTCGCGCGTCGCCCGCTCCAACATCATCCTGCTGAACGCGCTCGGCGCGCGGGTGCGCGTCGTCGCCCCCTCGACGCTGCTGCCGAACGGCATCGCCCAGATGGGCGTCGAGGTGTTCCAGGACATGCGCAAGGGGCTGGCCGGCGCCGACATCGTGATGATGCTGCGCCTGCAGCGCGAGCGCATGCAGGGCGCCTTTATCCCCTCCGTGCGCGAGTATTTCCGCTATTACGGCCTCGACCGCGACAAGCTGGCGGAGGCCGCAGAGGGCGCGCTGGTGATGCATCCCGGCCCGATGAACCGGGGCGTGGAGATCGATCCGGAAATCGCCGACGGGCCGCAAAGCCTGATCCGCGAGCAGGTCGAGATGGGCGTTGCCGTGCGCATGGCCGTCCTCGAGGCGCTCGCCGCCCATCTGCCGAACAAGTGA
- a CDS encoding dihydroorotase: MANPQSPILLTNARVIDPASGLDAPGSVLIENGRITAAGPAAQNQGAPEGTQVIDVAGAVVAPGLVDMGVTVGEPGAEHRETLASASQAAAAGGVTTIVTSPDTDPVIDDPALVDFVLRRARDTACVNVHPFAALTKHLAGEEMSEIGLLQEAGAVAFSNGHRSVTHAGIMRRLMTYARDFGALVVHHTEDPALSGSGVINESLSASWKGLPASPREAEIIMVERDLRLAALTRGRYHAQSISCAESTKAIARAKADGLDVTCGITVNHLTLNENDIGPYRTFFKMSPPLRSEDERQAMIAALADGTIDVIVSGHDPQDVETKRHPFAEAADGAIGLETLLAAGLRLVHSGEIGLATLLAAMTCNPARRLGLDAGRLAAGAPADVVVFDPDRPWVLDKTRLKSRSKNTPFEDARFSGEVLHTIVAGRIVTP, from the coding sequence ATGGCAAACCCGCAGAGCCCGATCCTCCTCACGAATGCCCGGGTGATCGACCCGGCAAGCGGCCTCGACGCGCCCGGCAGCGTGCTGATCGAGAACGGACGCATCACCGCCGCAGGACCGGCGGCGCAGAACCAGGGCGCACCGGAGGGAACGCAAGTGATCGATGTCGCCGGCGCGGTCGTCGCGCCCGGCCTCGTCGACATGGGCGTCACCGTGGGCGAGCCCGGCGCCGAGCACCGCGAGACGCTGGCCAGCGCCAGCCAGGCGGCAGCGGCCGGCGGCGTCACCACCATCGTCACCTCCCCCGACACGGATCCGGTGATCGACGACCCGGCGCTGGTCGACTTCGTGCTGCGCCGCGCCCGCGACACGGCCTGCGTCAACGTCCATCCCTTCGCCGCGCTGACCAAGCATCTGGCCGGTGAGGAGATGAGCGAGATCGGCCTGCTGCAGGAAGCCGGTGCCGTCGCCTTCTCCAACGGCCACCGCTCGGTCACCCATGCCGGCATCATGCGCCGGCTGATGACCTATGCCCGCGACTTCGGCGCGCTCGTCGTGCACCACACCGAGGACCCGGCGCTATCGGGCTCCGGCGTCATCAACGAGAGCCTGTCGGCGAGCTGGAAGGGCCTGCCGGCAAGCCCGCGCGAGGCCGAGATCATCATGGTCGAGCGCGACCTGCGGCTCGCCGCGCTGACGCGCGGGCGCTACCACGCGCAGTCGATCTCCTGTGCCGAGAGCACCAAGGCGATCGCCCGGGCCAAGGCGGACGGCCTCGACGTCACCTGCGGCATCACCGTCAACCATCTGACGTTGAACGAAAACGACATCGGCCCCTACCGGACCTTCTTCAAGATGTCGCCGCCGCTGCGCTCGGAAGACGAGCGCCAGGCGATGATCGCCGCGCTCGCCGACGGCACCATCGACGTGATCGTCTCGGGCCACGACCCGCAGGACGTGGAGACCAAGCGCCATCCCTTCGCCGAGGCCGCCGACGGCGCCATCGGCCTGGAGACGCTGCTGGCCGCCGGCCTGCGCCTCGTCCATTCCGGCGAGATCGGCCTTGCCACCCTGCTTGCGGCAATGACCTGCAACCCGGCCCGCCGGCTAGGCCTCGATGCCGGCCGCCTTGCCGCGGGCGCCCCGGCCGACGTTGTCGTGTTCGATCCGGACCGGCCTTGGGTGCTGGACAAGACGCGGCTGAAATCGCGCTCCAAGAACACCCCGTTCGAGGACGCGCGCTTCTCCGGCGAGGTGCTGCACACCATCGTCGCCGGACGGATCGTGACGCCCTGA
- the plsY gene encoding glycerol-3-phosphate 1-O-acyltransferase PlsY, with protein MPDPISWALAWPYYLTALVFGYLLGSIPFGLIITRLAGQGDIRKIGSGNIGTTNVLRTGKKHLAALTLLGDMLKGTVAVLVASRYGGPDPAVIAGFGAFIGHIFPVWLRFRGGKGVATYLGILLGLYWPAALAFAAIWVAVAFVTRYSSASALVASLATPLLLWFVFDRAQVAELMALLSVILWAKHHENIGRLLKGTEGRIGQKA; from the coding sequence TTGCCCGATCCGATCAGCTGGGCCCTTGCCTGGCCCTACTACCTGACTGCGCTCGTTTTCGGCTATCTGCTGGGCTCGATCCCCTTCGGGCTGATCATCACGCGGCTGGCGGGCCAGGGCGACATCCGCAAGATCGGCTCCGGCAATATCGGCACCACCAACGTGCTGCGCACCGGCAAGAAGCACCTGGCCGCCCTCACCCTCCTCGGCGACATGCTGAAGGGCACGGTCGCCGTGCTGGTGGCCAGCCGCTACGGCGGGCCGGACCCGGCGGTGATCGCCGGCTTCGGCGCCTTCATCGGCCATATCTTTCCGGTCTGGCTGCGCTTTCGCGGCGGCAAGGGCGTTGCCACCTATCTCGGCATCCTGCTCGGCCTCTACTGGCCGGCGGCGCTCGCCTTCGCCGCGATCTGGGTCGCGGTCGCCTTCGTGACGCGCTACTCCTCCGCCTCCGCCCTCGTGGCGAGCCTTGCGACCCCCTTGCTGCTGTGGTTCGTCTTCGACCGGGCGCAGGTCGCCGAGCTGATGGCGCTGCTCTCGGTCATCCTGTGGGCCAAGCATCACGAGAATATCGGCCGCCTGCTCAAGGGCACCGAAGGCCGGATCGGCCAGAAGGCATGA
- the dprA gene encoding DNA-processing protein DprA, translating into MSSGATGRGRALSDRQRLAWLRLIRSENVGPVTFRELINHTGSAEAALAALPELSRRGGKRTIRIASQADAEREIEALARIGGRLRALGEYGYPPLLRHVDGAPPLISVLGSDDRLADAATIAMVGARNASLAGQKIATEIAAYLGAGGYTVVSGLARGIDAAAHRAALASGTAAVLAGGVDIIYPPENRELYHDIAARGGAIVSEMPFGWKPRARDFPRRNRLISGMSLATVLIEAARGSGSLHTARFAAEQNRDVFVVPGSPLDPRSEGGNRLIRDGATLVASGADVLESLGPRRIAEEAPGLDIEEPSAGGGPVRPPEVEDSDRGRVLSALGAAPVEVDELIRYTGLSARIVHVILLELELAGRLERHRGQRISLIDGR; encoded by the coding sequence ATGAGTTCAGGCGCGACCGGGCGCGGTCGCGCCCTCTCCGACCGCCAGCGCCTGGCCTGGCTGCGCCTGATCCGCTCCGAGAATGTCGGTCCGGTCACCTTCCGCGAACTGATCAACCACACCGGCTCCGCCGAGGCGGCGCTCGCCGCCCTGCCGGAACTCTCCCGCCGCGGCGGCAAGCGCACCATCCGCATCGCCTCGCAGGCCGACGCGGAGCGCGAGATCGAGGCGCTGGCGCGGATCGGCGGACGCCTGCGGGCGCTCGGCGAATACGGCTACCCGCCCCTGCTGCGCCATGTCGACGGCGCCCCGCCGCTGATCTCCGTGCTCGGCTCCGACGACCGGCTGGCGGATGCGGCGACCATCGCCATGGTCGGGGCGCGCAATGCCTCGCTGGCCGGACAGAAGATCGCGACCGAGATCGCCGCCTATCTGGGCGCCGGCGGCTACACCGTGGTCTCGGGCCTTGCGCGCGGCATCGATGCGGCCGCGCACCGGGCCGCGCTGGCAAGCGGCACGGCAGCGGTGCTGGCCGGCGGCGTCGACATCATCTACCCGCCGGAAAACCGCGAACTCTACCACGACATCGCCGCCCGGGGCGGCGCCATCGTCAGCGAAATGCCCTTCGGCTGGAAACCGCGGGCCCGCGACTTCCCGCGCCGCAACCGGCTGATTTCCGGCATGTCGCTGGCAACGGTGCTGATCGAGGCGGCGCGCGGCTCAGGCTCGCTGCACACCGCCCGCTTTGCCGCCGAGCAGAACCGCGACGTCTTCGTGGTGCCCGGCTCGCCGCTGGACCCGCGTTCGGAAGGCGGCAACCGGCTGATCCGCGACGGGGCGACGCTGGTGGCAAGCGGCGCCGACGTGCTGGAAAGCCTGGGTCCCCGGCGCATCGCCGAAGAGGCCCCCGGCCTCGACATCGAGGAACCGAGCGCGGGCGGCGGCCCCGTCCGGCCGCCGGAAGTGGAGGACAGCGACCGTGGCCGCGTGCTGTCCGCGCTGGGGGCAGCGCCGGTCGAGGTCGACGAGCTGATCCGTTACACCGGCCTTTCGGCGCGCATCGTCCATGTGATCCTGCTGGAACTGGAGCTCGCCGGACGGCTGGAGCGCCACCGCGGCCAACGCATCAGCCTGATCGACGGACGCTGA
- a CDS encoding YkvA family protein — protein MLPRLVEWARQLKRDVVVLAIALRDPQAPLVARLLAALVVAYALSPIDLIPDFIPVLGLLDDLILVPAGLWLVLRLMPDEVIARARDKAATAPPCKRSRIAGAVIVCLWLALALWTGSHLLRLLRG, from the coding sequence ATGCTGCCGCGTCTGGTTGAATGGGCGCGGCAGCTGAAGCGGGACGTCGTCGTGCTGGCCATCGCCTTGCGCGATCCGCAGGCGCCGCTGGTCGCACGGCTTCTCGCCGCCCTCGTCGTCGCCTACGCCCTGTCGCCGATCGATCTCATTCCCGACTTCATTCCGGTTCTCGGTCTCCTTGACGACCTGATCCTCGTCCCCGCCGGCCTCTGGCTGGTGCTGCGGCTGATGCCGGACGAGGTGATTGCCCGCGCCCGCGACAAGGCCGCCACCGCCCCTCCTTGCAAGCGAAGCCGGATTGCCGGCGCGGTGATCGTATGCCTCTGGCTTGCCCTGGCCCTATGGACCGGCAGCCATCTGCTGCGCCTGTTGAGGGGCTGA
- a CDS encoding isovaleryl-CoA dehydrogenase: MIRNDFPGFNFNLGDTADMLRDSVRSFSQDTIAPLADRIDREDWFPREELWPAMGELGLHGITVEEEWGGSGLGYLEHCIAMEEVSRASASIGLSYGAHSNLCVNQLRRWGTDAQKTRYLAKLVSGEHLGALAMSEPGAGSDVVSMKLRADKRGDRYILNGTKMWITNGPDADTMIVYAKTDPSAGPKGITAFLIEKDFKGFSVAQKLDKLGMRGSLTGELVFEDCEVPEENVLGEVGKGVNVLMSGLDYERAVLAAGCIGIMQAAMDVVIPYIHERKQFDQPIGTFQLVQGKIADMYVSMNASRAYVYAVAQSCDRGETTREDAAGAILYAAENATKIALDAIQLLGGNGYINEYPTGRLLRDAKLYEIGAGTSEIRRMLIGREIFNKTA, encoded by the coding sequence ATGATCCGCAACGACTTCCCCGGCTTCAACTTCAACCTCGGCGACACCGCCGACATGCTGCGCGACAGCGTCCGGTCCTTCTCGCAGGACACCATCGCCCCGCTCGCCGACCGCATTGACCGCGAGGACTGGTTCCCGCGCGAGGAGCTGTGGCCGGCCATGGGCGAGCTCGGCCTGCACGGCATCACGGTGGAAGAGGAGTGGGGCGGGTCTGGCCTCGGCTATCTCGAGCACTGCATCGCCATGGAAGAGGTCAGCCGCGCCTCCGCCTCCATCGGCCTGTCCTACGGCGCCCATTCCAATCTCTGCGTCAACCAGCTGCGCCGCTGGGGCACGGATGCGCAGAAGACGCGCTATCTGGCCAAGCTGGTCAGCGGCGAGCATCTCGGCGCGCTGGCCATGTCCGAGCCCGGCGCCGGTTCCGACGTCGTGTCGATGAAGCTGCGCGCCGACAAGCGCGGCGACCGCTACATCCTCAACGGCACCAAGATGTGGATCACCAACGGTCCGGATGCGGACACGATGATCGTCTATGCCAAGACCGATCCGTCCGCCGGCCCCAAGGGCATTACCGCCTTCCTCATCGAGAAGGACTTCAAGGGCTTCTCAGTCGCCCAGAAACTCGACAAGCTCGGCATGCGCGGCTCGCTCACCGGCGAGCTGGTGTTCGAGGATTGCGAGGTGCCGGAGGAGAACGTGCTCGGCGAGGTCGGCAAGGGCGTCAACGTGCTGATGTCCGGCCTCGACTACGAGCGCGCGGTGCTGGCGGCCGGCTGCATCGGCATCATGCAGGCGGCGATGGACGTGGTCATTCCCTACATCCACGAGCGCAAGCAGTTCGACCAGCCGATCGGCACCTTCCAGCTCGTCCAGGGCAAGATCGCCGACATGTATGTCTCGATGAACGCCAGCCGCGCCTATGTCTATGCGGTGGCCCAGTCCTGCGACCGCGGCGAGACGACGCGCGAGGACGCCGCCGGCGCCATCCTCTACGCGGCGGAGAACGCCACCAAGATCGCCCTCGACGCGATCCAGCTGCTCGGCGGCAACGGCTATATCAACGAGTACCCGACCGGCCGGCTGCTGCGCGATGCCAAGCTCTACGAGATCGGCGCGGGCACCTCGGAGATCCGCCGCATGCTGATCGGCCGCGAGATCTTCAACAAGACCGCGTAA
- a CDS encoding GNAT family N-acetyltransferase: MTDAQGGAEATVIRRLEPSDRAAWDGLWAAYLAFYKQELPDGVSDAIFARISGDGAHEGLVAERGGRLVGFVHYVVHETTWSIEPTCYLEDLYVDESLRGGGVGRALIEGVYAAARRRGCRSVYWQTHDDNARARRLYDQVAVLSSFVRYDHVFSQD; the protein is encoded by the coding sequence ATGACTGATGCGCAAGGCGGTGCAGAGGCCACCGTCATCCGCCGGCTGGAGCCGTCCGACCGCGCCGCCTGGGATGGGCTGTGGGCGGCCTATCTCGCGTTCTACAAGCAGGAGCTGCCCGACGGCGTGAGCGATGCCATCTTCGCGCGGATTTCCGGCGACGGCGCCCATGAGGGGCTGGTCGCCGAACGCGGCGGGCGTCTTGTCGGCTTCGTGCACTATGTGGTGCACGAGACCACCTGGTCCATCGAGCCGACCTGCTATCTGGAAGACCTTTATGTCGACGAGAGCTTGCGCGGTGGCGGCGTCGGACGCGCGTTGATCGAGGGCGTCTATGCGGCGGCCCGCCGGCGCGGCTGCCGGTCCGTCTACTGGCAGACCCATGACGACAATGCCCGTGCCCGCCGGCTCTACGACCAGGTCGCGGTGCTGAGTTCCTTCGTGCGCTACGACCACGTGTTTTCGCAGGACTGA
- a CDS encoding PaaI family thioesterase — MTQVAEKVRAFEPRDPAWRDRVEASFARQAFMTTLGASIDRLEPGSVDLAVAFADGLVQQHGYFHAGVTTTLADTAAGYAALSLYPKGFGVLTTEFKMNLLNPGRGARLVARGRVIKPGRTLTVTASDVYGQTPGEEDIHIATGLFTMIALEGLND, encoded by the coding sequence ATGACGCAAGTAGCAGAGAAGGTGCGGGCGTTCGAGCCGCGCGACCCCGCCTGGCGCGATCGGGTCGAGGCGAGCTTCGCCCGTCAGGCCTTCATGACGACGCTGGGGGCCAGCATCGACCGGCTGGAGCCGGGCTCGGTCGACCTTGCCGTCGCCTTCGCCGACGGTCTCGTGCAGCAGCACGGCTATTTCCATGCCGGCGTCACCACCACGCTGGCCGATACCGCAGCCGGCTATGCCGCCCTGTCGCTTTACCCGAAGGGCTTCGGCGTGCTGACGACCGAGTTCAAGATGAACCTCTTGAACCCCGGCCGGGGCGCGCGTCTCGTCGCCCGCGGGCGGGTCATCAAGCCGGGGCGCACGCTCACCGTCACCGCATCCGACGTCTACGGCCAGACGCCGGGCGAGGAGGACATTCACATCGCCACCGGACTTTTCACAATGATCGCGCTGGAGGGGCTGAATGACTGA
- a CDS encoding MerR family DNA-binding transcriptional regulator, whose translation MQPYYTITQLTQEFGVTTRTLRFYEAEGFLKPTRRGRQRLYKPGDRTRLKLILRGKRLGFTLAEIRDIITMYDKSPGEAGQLQLLLQRIEGRRAELMAKRHDIDLTLAELDEVERGARARLGELGPMSDLFSAAAAATKAE comes from the coding sequence ATGCAGCCCTATTACACCATCACCCAGCTGACGCAGGAATTCGGCGTGACGACACGCACCTTGCGCTTCTACGAGGCGGAGGGCTTTCTCAAGCCGACGCGGCGCGGGCGCCAGAGGCTCTACAAGCCCGGCGACCGGACGCGGCTGAAGCTGATCCTGCGTGGCAAGCGGCTCGGCTTCACCCTCGCGGAGATCCGCGACATCATCACCATGTACGACAAGTCGCCGGGCGAGGCGGGCCAGCTCCAGCTGCTGCTCCAGCGCATCGAGGGGCGGCGGGCCGAGCTGATGGCCAAGCGTCACGACATCGACCTGACGCTGGCAGAGCTCGACGAGGTGGAGCGCGGCGCCCGTGCCCGGCTCGGCGAGCTTGGACCGATGAGCGACCTGTTCTCCGCCGCGGCCGCGGCGACGAAGGCCGAATAG